The DNA region TTGTATTTGAATTGGGTTGAACGGTACTTCTTTCCTTCACTTGTTCCAATACCATATCAAATTCTCGCAGCTGTTCGAGTGTTGATGAACTCATTTGAGGTTCGGAAGTTGATTGGCCGTCTGCAGTTGTTTTTGTAACTTGTCTGTTCGCCTGAGCTTGTGGCAGTCGAATAGTATGTTGGCCGAGCGGCGGTGCTGCCGTTAGAACCAACTGCTGATACACGTGTTGATTAGCACCGCCGATGACATTGCGCTGTATTTGAAAGAAAGATGGTCGTACCACCCTGGCACCAGATACCATTTGAGGAGTTTTACTCAGCATCGGCAATTTTATTCGCATTTGCGTTAACACGGGTTGATGTTGAGCTGGCGGATTTTGTGCACTATCGTTAGGCATCCCCGTGTGGCTATTAGTGTCATCGTGCGTACTTTCAGCGTTTGGCGTGTTTTGATTCTGCGGCACAATTTTTATGATTGGCGAGTCTAGTTCGTTTTGATTGACGAACTTAACATCGCCTTTTTGTTTTTGGTTGGCCTCGTCTATGAGTTCCGTGCTAGGCACCGTTATCAAGTTGATTGTCTGACCACCTCCTATATTGACGGGTATTTGTCGCGTGTAGATGACACCCCCGTGCATAGTTTGTATGTTCATTGGGGCGATGGTCTGCTTTAGTTGCTGCACTAAATTTGACTGTGATGGCTGCGAATGAACAGGCTGTGATGGAGATTTCCTCAGTAACAACGGTGGGCTGTTTAACTGTCCAATATGATCTAGGTTGACCGAATTATCATTGGGCTGACATTCAGAGCTTTCGGAATTGGAATTGATAGATGGTAGATTAGAATTATTAGCATTTATGTCATTTCCTTTTTGATTGCCATCCTGAAATACCTGTTTTCCAAAAGCTTGACCAAATTTTGGTAAGCTAGTAGACTTTTCGACAGATTTGTTGGAAGAATTTTGTATAAACTTTGCATAGTTTTCTTCATATACAGATCGAGATTTTATTTCATGCTGTGCATTAGTTGATTCTTTATTAGTGGTTGTATTACTACTAGTGTTAGATGTGGGACTGGAACTTGCATTATCTTGACATTCTGCTGTTTTTGGATTGGATTGAATATTTGGTGATTCAATTGGTTGTAATCTCAAAACCATACTTCTTTGATGTGGGGCATTCAAATGGATAGATTTTCCATCTGCAGATTTACAAACGAATTGAACCATTTTTTGCTCATTAGATCCTTGGACGTTAGTAAGATTCGTCAAAAGGTTCACTCTTTTTAGTAACTGATTATTCTTTTGGTTCCCAGTGTTAACAATATGAAGAAGCTGATTGCTACCTTGTTGGATTCCTGTGTCAACTAAAGACAGTCCACTGTAAGAATTTGTATGCTGTCCTGAATTCGCATTGGGTGTTGAATTGGTGTTTGCTCCTTTGTTTTGTACTATATGTAGCACAGGTGTGTTAGAGTTGCTAATTACAGAATTCTGAGAGTTATCTACTAGGGTGATTTGATTACCATTTGTATTTTTTCCTTGTACAATATGCAAAACCTGTGAAGTTACCGAGGAGCTCGTATTTGTTTGATTGTTTTCATGAACAGTAGTCTGATTTAGTGGTGGAGGCAATATTTGTGCTAGTGCTTGTTGCAATGTCATCGCATTTACCGGGGCCTTTGAATAGTTATTTGCGGATGAAGTAGTAGACGCAGCAGGTCCCtcttgacaatttttttgagATAACATGTTTACTAAAGCATGGGCTCTTGTATTCATCATTGTTTCTGGTGTAGTTGTTATACCAGCAGCATTCATTGCATGAGCAATTTGGTCAGTTTTTTCAGTTGAACCATTTTGTTGTTTCTCTTGTGGTGAGAAATCGGTTTCATGATTGTCTAATGATTCATAAGAAACATCCGTATTTGATTGCGGTTCTAGTATACTGTTGTCATTCGAATCAAATGAATAGTCAACGTTGTTTATATGTTTGTTTACTAGTGATTGTAAATCATCGCTATCGTTGTAATCGATTGGTTCTTCTTTTAGTGGTGACAATTCTATCGTGATTTCGGTTTTAACTATTGACGTCATTTCAGTCTCCACTGGAATGTCTTCATGATGACTATTTGTCATTTTCGAAGATTCGTGTGACTCCATTTGTCGATCATATTCTTGGACTAATGGCAAGCTAAGATCTGCAGTAGTTAACTCTGTATATTCAGTCTTGATGGGAGAATGTGAGTCATCGTGCGGGCTATTTTCAATTGAACACTGCGGGCTAGCATCTGTCACCTGAGTGACGCGGGGATCACACGTCACCGGGTTCTGCGCTGCCGCACTAACTGGTAACTGACCTACCTGGACAACTTGTACTATTGCTTCAACCGGAGCCGGATCGATGAAATCTGAATTTAAGAGATCAGATGGAAAACCACTTTTAAGAAAtaggctattattattatatgaatTTTTATATTTGCTCTTCATGGTGTCCATAAGCCAATGGTAATTTAATTCCGCTGTTGTCTTCTTGAAAAATGAACGTATCTTATCTCTCAGTTGAATGTAGGAGATTGAACGTTTGAGAATTTCTTTCTGATGTTTATGAGACATACATAGCATTTGATTTTTGCCACAATATTCGTAATGCTTCGTCGTTAAAAACGGCTGAGATTGTTTTACGTCCGACAGAGTCGCAGCCGAaacttttgaaataatattttcatcttCCGATATTTGTATGACTCTGTCGGACCCCTCACCAaaacccatattaaaattagttTCATTAATATCATAGCTAATGTATTGCTGCTCGTTGCATTGAGATATTTCTTGTGCTAGAGTTTGCTGCAAAGGATCGAAAGGATCTTGTTTTTCGAACTGATCTTCTGAGAAAAGAATATTTTCAAAGTCTGTATTATCAGACACATTCATGTTTGTCTCTTTAATAGGCCAGTCGTTCAATAAACCACGTATGTCAATATCTTCTTTATGAAATGGTCGTGAATATGAAAATTTGACAGAAGTCCAATAATCTAAAAGGCGCTTATACTCTTTACTATATCCAGACTCTAGTACAGTTGCTACGGAAAATTTTGGGTAGTCAAtattttttccttttctatatcGTTTTGCATGAAACTTATTATCATAACAACTGAGTTTCCGTTTTAAGTTCTTTCTATTTGTCTTATCACCtatattaataatatcattatttttgAACCTTTGTCTTGAATACGTTAATTTTGGTAGTAACACGTTAAAATTTTCAACCGTTTGTAAGTCATCCAAGACATCGTGTTCACTGCATTCTTCATAAATCTTGGTCTTCAAACTTTCTAAAACATTAATTGTTTTATCATCACAAACATTGCTGCAATTTGTTTCGTCAGTTAACGGCGTTCTATTTACTATGGGGAACACATAACAGGTTCCAACAACTGGATCTTCGTATATGGAACCTTTTAATATAACATTAGAATCACCTTTATATACGAGCATAACACTTTTCTGCAATTTATCATCATTAGGTGAATTTGACTCAGTTTTACTTTCACTGCactccttttttaaattaacctCATCATTTACATAAATACATTCCGCGTTTTCATTAATATCTTGATCGGTCTGGAATACACAATCACTATGTCTGATATCATTACCTATTATTTTCTCTTTAACAGAAACCAGGTTGTTGGTATGTGCAGGTTCTTTCTCTGTTTCGGTAATTTCATTTATATTGTTTAAGTCAGGTGGTGTAAATTCATTGGATTGATAAGCGATGTCATCTCTGTCAGTTCCATTTTTTTGCACTCCAATATCCTTGCCATTAACTTTGGCATTTGTTGTTATTTGAAGGACATTCAACACTACGCTGCAATTGAAATTCTCTTTTAGTTTAGAATGCTTCTTGGTGGCTTTTTCAACACTAACGCATTCACTTTCTTTTGAAAAACAACTTTTGAATATATCTTCATTATAATCACATAAGCTAAGATTTGGATTTATAGAGGAATTTATTTCGGCCTTTTCCATGGTTACTGGAGAATTTAAGTCACACGATGTTGACGTATTTTCTACATGTACTTCTACTTGTAATTCGTATTTCATAGAAGGATCTAAAGACTTTTTATCAACTTCAacatacaaattattttttttcatttcaattatATCTAATACTCTATCTTGTGATTCTTCCGTTAGGCAAATTACAGCACGTTTAGATTGATCATCCGCTTGTAAACGTTCTTGACTGTTTAATATTGGTTGTAATAATGGGAAGGGTTCAGTTAAAATAGAAAcagtttcaaaattatttttatcgcTTGTAGAAGAAACTATTTTTTCTTTAGTTGTAGCATCGGATACCGCATTGTCTTCTATCTCTTTCAATTTATAAACTGTTTCAGGGCTAACTGTTTCTGACTGTATATCATTACAAGTGTCGATTACAATGTCGAAGTTCGTGTCTTTGTTTATGATACTGTTAACGTTTTTAGCGCCTATGTctaatttattttcaggcaattttGTTATTGTTTCGAGACTAACTTTCTCCGAATTTCTTATATTGTAAGCATCAATTACAAGATCAAAGTTCTCTTCCTGTTTTATAATTTCAGCATCAATATGTAATTTATTCTCTGGCAATACTATTGGTTCATGAAATTTGTTGTTATCACAGTCATCACATGGATCACTTTCTTTCAATTTACAATCATCTATATGTATATGTTCGGAGGTGTCTAAAGGCCATTTTTCACTTTCTTTGCCACTACAAATATCAGTATCTAAAATTTTGGCGTCAACGACGTTATTTTTGGCCAGTAACTCTTCTGCCACTTTGAAAGAACTTAGAAGTATGTTATCTTCTATTTTCACGTCTAATTTTTGGTGCAGTACTGCTGACGTTTTTAAAGTTGGTGTAGATTCTAAATCCTCCAATGACACATTTACATTATCATCATATGAATAAGGATTGTACTTTAACCTATCCATTAATTTAGTATCCTGCGCAAAATTTGTACTAGATTTCAGGTTAACGTCCAACTGGTCTACAGCATTAATTTCTATTTGTTTTACTTTAATATCAATAAGTGATTTATCCTCGAATAAATCTCTTGCATTACTGAAGTTTGAATAAGATAATTTTGCTAATGGATTTGCTGTTGGTTTGTCTGTGACAGTCCAATCCAAATTCTTGTTTTCTTGGGTTCcagaattaattttatattttaaagataCTTTATCGTTCTTAACAACGTCaagttttatttgttgttgtttttgtGTAGCATCATCGGTTGTAATCATCTCGGAACTGTTTTTACCATCGGAATCATTAACTTTGTCTGTTTTTGTATTACAATTAAATACGACACCATGTTCAGTCTGTTTTAATGCGTCATGTGTCTCGAGATCTGGTGTAAGGTCATTTAAAGAAAGTAAATCCAAATTAGAGTTTTCCGAAAGCGTTAGTAATGAATAAGCTTTTGCATTTTCATTATTAGCACATGCTTTTTCTTTCTCAGTCAATTTCGATGCGTGATCTAATTTTATTTCGGGTTTTGTTTGTAACTCGTCACTATTACCAGTGATATTTATTGTAAAACTAGGCCCACCCAAATATATTTCAGTATTTTCTTTAGTGATCATAGCTGCATCTTCAGGTGTTTGAATTTCAATCTCGAGGCTCGAGGTTGCATTTACATCGTAGGATTCTGATTGTAAAGCAGGCTCTGTTTCTGTTGATTTTGTGATTTGTGCCAAAATTGAACAAACTGTAATATCCGAGCCCTGTGCATTACATTCTTCAGTTTCATTAACTTCATCGTGATTTTTTTGTTCATATTTTGATACTTTTGCTATATCTGTTCCCACTTCATGTCCTTGCGttgtattatgtaaaaaatcgTGTTCATCCTTTGATTGGAGTGAACTTTCACTATCTTTATAATGGTCATTTTCTTTGACTTCCGAGACCATCATTAGGTCATCTTCAAACACATTTACCGTAGACGAATCTGTTTCCCATTCATTTTTTGACTGTGACAGGGATTGAATGTCTGTTATGATCGAACAAGGTTCTATATTATATTTGTCATCGATAACACACGTAGCGTGAATGATATCGTCATCTAACTTAGTTATGTGTACAAaatcgttattttttttatttgtactaatatcgatattttttatgCTATAGCCTGTTTTCTCATTAATTCCAATATGCCTTGAATCTTCTGATACACTTAAAGGGCATGGTTTTAGTCGTTTTAAAGATCGTATGCCTTCCGGTACAGGTTTATAACTTCCTAGATTACATTCATACCGTACATTGTTTTCTATTAAATCCATTTCAATCCTTGAACTATTTTCAAATGCTTttctaaaacaaaaattttcGTTTAAAGTTGATGGGGGAAGATTAATAAGCTTGTGTTTACTGGCTATATCTTCAATTTCATAGTTAacttgaaaactttttattgcTAACCGCAATAAGGAAGCAACTTGTCGAAACTGCATGTTGTTTTGTAAGTCATCATTTATTCCAAGTGGTTGATTTCTGGATTCTTTCATTTCACTATCAATATCACTAGGCTTTTCGTTCGATAAAGAATAATATGACATTGCAACGTTTTCCGAAATATGCATTATCGTATTATTAATTTCTGTGTTGTGACAATTTTGCATTGATCGGCATCCATATTCATTATCTACATTGTTTACAATTTTACATAGTTTATTTTGTCGTCTCCTTTCTGCCCTGTCAttagcttttctttttaaaggtgaagaattcatattttttacatattttgatgTTAAATCTTTATTCGTAAGTCTTTCCAATATATTGGAATTGTTCGTAAATAAATTGACGACAAGTTTGACAAGACTTGGTACTTGAAAACTTTCACCCGTTGACAAACTAGAATCGTGGTCACTGTCACAATCTGTTAAACTATCATCATTGTTTTCATATTCCTCGTATCTTTCTAACAACACTCGATCACTAATATCAAAactgttatatttatttaagaacgGTTTGGTCATACACCAATCCGCATCACACTTAGATAATCCGATTAAAACATCAGAATTTACTATACTATTTTCGGTGAGGCTTACAGGAATTTCAAGGTTGTCAATCAGTGATGGCGACATTGGAGCAGAGGATTCTTCATTACAATATGTTGATGATGAAGGATCAACAGTAGTAGCAGTATTATctaaatcatttaaaattgattcagaGTCACTTCGTTTTAGTATTGTTTCTGTTATCTCATTTTGTAAGCATAAAACATCATCTAATGATTCTTCAATGCCTTTATAATAAGTGAAtatgtcttttttcttttcGACATCTTTTGAAGCGTCATCGCATCTTATTAAACTgacaaaacatttttgttttttaattcttaatttttcaaCGAGGTCGTCACATTtctttaactttaaaattaattgttttgtattattatcTATGTGCCGACCTGATATATCTTCTTTATCCTCTGTCATATTATCTTCTTCAATATTGTCATcttcaatatttataatttcatttgtaatattattcatttcttTTTGAAGGTCAGTGCTTTTATGAACTGCTTCAATAGTTTTATGAATGTCATTAATTACAGTTAGCGTTTTTATTTGAATGTCATTGGAATTTTTAATTCCCCCCACATTTTTCGTAATTACTTTAGTTATATTAGGCGTATCTTCTACACCAAGATCTTTTAGTAGTAAGTTTTTTAGCTCATAAACTTTATCACTACCAAGAgatgttttattatttgaatTAGTGTTTGTCTCCGAAGAGATTACTGAAATACTGTCATTCGAGGAATCATCTATTTCTATATAATCTGCAACAGTTTCTTGAGAATTTGACACTGGTTTTTCAGTAGGCAAATTTAATTTAACTGGCTCATTTGACTTAATATTTGTTTGATCTATTGCAACAGCTTCTGGCATAACATTACTTTCTAGAAGCACAAAAGATTTCTGAGATAACTTCTTTTGATGTTTCAGATGTGTACCTGGATCCATTGATGTAATTTTGAAAGTACCAAATTCTGTCTTGAAGCTTTGAGGGCTGGTATCTTCTTCATCGTCACTAATTAAGTTAATAGTTTCTGTTGATGTTGGAAAAATTATGTCCTGGACTTCAGTTTTGAAAATCGAtccttcttttttatttatttgttttatatttaatgTGCACTTCGTGTTATTATTGATGTTTTTCCACAATAGAGATTTGACGGTTGGATCATCAAATATAGAATCGATGTTGACATTTAACTTGTTTGATGTTTGTTGTTTGATTGTTGCTTTAAAAGTATTACCATTTGGAAGTGTAATAcggacacattttttttgtgggcCATTATCTGAATTTGGTAAGTCCTCATACATTATTTTAGCATCCGACAAGTCAAAATTCTTCGATTTACATAATTTTTCAGTTATTACCGGAGATGTAAGCGGCGTAGCTTTTAGACCCCGCATCGTAATAGTGTCACTTACCaaagaaatattatgtttacctAATTCATCAGATTTATTAATCGTACTTTTAATCATAACCGGAGATATTAACGGAGAAGCTTTTTGCTCATGCGTCATATTATTGTCACCAACTATAGCAATATTATCTTTACACAATTCAGTTAGGTTTTTAATTGTACTTTTAATCATAACCGGTTTAGTTTCTACATCAACACACTTTATGTGTACAGAATCTGCCACAATTTTTTCTGTGCCGGCGTTCTTTTTtgatattgttttcttttcaaCTTCTTTGGAAatctttatttcattttgtgGCGTAATTTTAGGAGCAACGTCTTTATTTTCGTGGACTTCTAACTCTCGCTgtgtacatttattatttattttgctaccACTGCCAATTGGTACGTCTTTACCAGTTTCGTTAGATATATATTCATGGGAGAGAAATTCGGATATACTATTATTTTCCTTAGAAAAATTATTATCTCTTTTTTGACAAGAATTTTTTACTACACCAACAGCTTCAGTGGCTTTCATTTGTatgtcattttcattttttactaCACCAACAGCTTCTGTGGATTTCATTTGTATGTCATTTTCACTAGCTTTCACAACAAGTTGATCCATATTAATCAATTTTGAATTATTAGCACTTTTGATTTTCTCGACAATATTTTCCTTACAAATTGGTTTCTCTTTATGACTTTGATTGATTTCGTTGCTTGGTTCTACAAATTCAACATTTTCTGTATGA from Maniola hyperantus chromosome 23, iAphHyp1.2, whole genome shotgun sequence includes:
- the LOC117993212 gene encoding extracellular matrix-binding protein ebh-like isoform X2, with the protein product MTSTNDGKDVKSNQTSGPKGKTYYIELYKSLEARLSGESAGGKRTQHVCEAWRRVHCLCLHSAPSTHPHLLSWLQRHTSHTILQTEWQSPKSTEQHTWLQDAINEFINECKGAISKRNGVAQLWETQLLQRACWFLSVLPNPWGHPVLKVLLDSRGPQPHDREVLEWLKEERGVMFVTRLRQLAASKCDDLALLLASAVMNRARYNTCHVADADQAEEQPQDKPEVTNELTFHNILRKEAGFTSDIWELLTDIEFVLLYKGESRARCIDLAKQTPLRNGYKLVERLHNRLEHSPQEKKLWKNAKEVATLVAQVVIARCMVVPNCSGVARAALYGCVYSLVQLLPAEKLPTAAAALAAPAATSRHLHTLAAAVHAQCKDERKPFVCSLYVRAITAGMNELEKLKLETEKASEARGIEQTLALWFIQLGTLLSASSRLSCECTLTAFSVHPSPTMYERVKRAPPLAPLVMLDVQEQDTETNTEYGSWATDSRTQTNLVKTSETLKLKQTPKQANVLSTAIFTEGEGLGLEADLCQDLAVLLSGPRVKTLYWDMDREMLLENCRMYMERTHGGTRALTTELKYLNLDPKSFQHLPEEEDEDENDIYYGIEKGYEHLVEFEEPAPEDVLCDNIMSYYSDTTETASCDSEKSITIPKRKKKKNKQPQISAEEEVDPLSLVSDTLSDKKERPHSKERSKHKNKESRKNKLKVDQDIQDHDEKIGISDIITKEIQKKAKKKEQRERKKKEKLDACNISIKDKIFQSSSNLSKPFSCQQGIKIARPNISDIGRRNTDTNIKSNTCITDSDYDSQGKSSINSEYNENALNDALTDALCSMDELKSSEETFEGTNSQRTSFPLYSYSPDTVSSVGVKKGIRRLIDYRRHKVFNDNSISQDSPENLSPNYSIDHDLLKSKKPHNIHSSVINSKGVNFLNTPHSSVNIPVKQQTILKDKSPKILKPKQPPQVRKQGVNKLSESPSQKQYQEFLLQRKYDDMQDQGHPAESIGQLQFQEFLKKQYLQPTELPVLPSRTQDLPRQLPSQMNTNVTPSQKQFHSFLKNLQVSINAGATNDVQDSKSLSTNDKTASKKIIQDKKVDNAANTYARLSYMHKNKHYESMLKSGNNPIIQNKHLVNVTTDQIRHIKNIDVEKVSNLQATGEIVLAKIDKPESKICTVEKAKVLVQNIENISSCSLNNPVLSNMLSSDKKIVDFTEPVTNDIKGIRQCINNNAPKISTSFLSEKDQLDLVSLLRQQNKLNPPKMPVKTEFLNNPSGVLINNSTSYCANYERQCLDLQNKIPILVEESKSTSCPTSVIKVANNKPLNSGSEPKKNRVKGSKQKVKIESDWKSVMNDILAHKTPSMIGPNALDIVLKKDSFEKRSSESLNSPNNRTVIISSNNPNNITNNETTKHCTQNTHIKASTSRDSSIILKPAHSADLKLNQNKVQSTNKIATGIVKKGPIQIENKHFTSVIQNSNDPFISGIPNSDYDLLEELMDDDLRQEIGELSSDEETYRTPNFSTSKMKNNHHAKECSFPINKANVVTAENPFNYSSIPGSDSVTKSYNTNYSTFKKDLCLKNNSLTKTIIQKNSGCTKDVNLKPQIISNEVITSSKFAEKSFLSGKLHKNASSNFLAAAAPNNKLCVDKVSHVKKNPLITTPKTKNQHSNKLSVSICSDSKLPKTVDNTKSLVNNVPEAPKSQNPSQVLLTVPQRNAQAQNVMLIGRTDLIYDPFTAIHITQSTDLNRNSYVAVNQAPMNVALLHSTSFVGPVLSPVIIENSVTLPVIQKVAPNISMNLTSLNCNKLETGPICKDYQQSNIIKTEPIQPKTSNAKVLEKSCLSSKDDFDELKFITTASRSSAVDSDIMSTSIPTVLSNRITEDLVQHNLLVSKEHCNLIPEVTESFNKKLSKQSQSEIIEDRHLDTKSVSQVQEDIKGLVYESTDINTLTGKTLDNKKSDVIMDQDRIKRQRMLIFNKFENLKNCSQEKPIALPYAPIESCKEDDKNQEQKLTNEKKNKRDIRIGRKISGKRDSCQKQSLPVKVNRANRSSARLTALRDVPVTFKDDAIQNSVEKKCLTRDGNEPNITKDFSSSKLDNSYTVKSKAAHHTENVEFVEPSNEINQSHKEKPICKENIVEKIKSANNSKLINMDQLVVKASENDIQMKSTEAVGVVKNENDIQMKATEAVGVVKNSCQKRDNNFSKENNSISEFLSHEYISNETGKDVPIGSGSKINNKCTQRELEVHENKDVAPKITPQNEIKISKEVEKKTISKKNAGTEKIVADSVHIKCVDVETKPVMIKSTIKNLTELCKDNIAIVGDNNMTHEQKASPLISPVMIKSTINKSDELGKHNISLVSDTITMRGLKATPLTSPVITEKLCKSKNFDLSDAKIMYEDLPNSDNGPQKKCVRITLPNGNTFKATIKQQTSNKLNVNIDSIFDDPTVKSLLWKNINNNTKCTLNIKQINKKEGSIFKTEVQDIIFPTSTETINLISDDEEDTSPQSFKTEFGTFKITSMDPGTHLKHQKKLSQKSFVLLESNVMPEAVAIDQTNIKSNEPVKLNLPTEKPVSNSQETVADYIEIDDSSNDSISVISSETNTNSNNKTSLGSDKVYELKNLLLKDLGVEDTPNITKVITKNVGGIKNSNDIQIKTLTVINDIHKTIEAVHKSTDLQKEMNNITNEIINIEDDNIEEDNMTEDKEDISGRHIDNNTKQLILKLKKCDDLVEKLRIKKQKCFVSLIRCDDASKDVEKKKDIFTYYKGIEESLDDVLCLQNEITETILKRSDSESILNDLDNTATTVDPSSSTYCNEESSAPMSPSLIDNLEIPVSLTENSIVNSDVLIGLSKCDADWCMTKPFLNKYNSFDISDRVLLERYEEYENNDDSLTDCDSDHDSSLSTGESFQVPSLVKLVVNLFTNNSNILERLTNKDLTSKYVKNMNSSPLKRKANDRAERRRQNKLCKIVNNVDNEYGCRSMQNCHNTEINNTIMHISENVAMSYYSLSNEKPSDIDSEMKESRNQPLGINDDLQNNMQFRQVASLLRLAIKSFQVNYEIEDIASKHKLINLPPSTLNENFCFRKAFENSSRIEMDLIENNVRYECNLGSYKPVPEGIRSLKRLKPCPLSVSEDSRHIGINEKTGYSIKNIDISTNKKNNDFVHITKLDDDIIHATCVIDDKYNIEPCSIITDIQSLSQSKNEWETDSSTVNVFEDDLMMVSEVKENDHYKDSESSLQSKDEHDFLHNTTQGHEVGTDIAKVSKYEQKNHDEVNETEECNAQGSDITVCSILAQITKSTETEPALQSESYDVNATSSLEIEIQTPEDAAMITKENTEIYLGGPSFTINITGNSDELQTKPEIKLDHASKLTEKEKACANNENAKAYSLLTLSENSNLDLLSLNDLTPDLETHDALKQTEHGVVFNCNTKTDKVNDSDGKNSSEMITTDDATQKQQQIKLDVVKNDKVSLKYKINSGTQENKNLDWTVTDKPTANPLAKLSYSNFSNARDLFEDKSLIDIKVKQIEINAVDQLDVNLKSSTNFAQDTKLMDRLKYNPYSYDDNVNVSLEDLESTPTLKTSAVLHQKLDVKIEDNILLSSFKVAEELLAKNNVVDAKILDTDICSGKESEKWPLDTSEHIHIDDCKLKESDPCDDCDNNKFHEPIVLPENKLHIDAEIIKQEENFDLVIDAYNIRNSEKVSLETITKLPENKLDIGAKNVNSIINKDTNFDIVIDTCNDIQSETVSPETVYKLKEIEDNAVSDATTKEKIVSSTSDKNNFETVSILTEPFPLLQPILNSQERLQADDQSKRAVICLTEESQDRVLDIIEMKKNNLYVEVDKKSLDPSMKYELQVEVHVENTSTSCDLNSPVTMEKAEINSSINPNLSLCDYNEDIFKSCFSKESECVSVEKATKKHSKLKENFNCSVVLNVLQITTNAKVNGKDIGVQKNGTDRDDIAYQSNEFTPPDLNNINEITETEKEPAHTNNLVSVKEKIIGNDIRHSDCVFQTDQDINENAECIYVNDEVNLKKECSESKTESNSPNDDKLQKSVMLVYKGDSNVILKGSIYEDPVVGTCYVFPIVNRTPLTDETNCSNVCDDKTINVLESLKTKIYEECSEHDVLDDLQTVENFNVLLPKLTYSRQRFKNNDIINIGDKTNRKNLKRKLSCYDNKFHAKRYRKGKNIDYPKFSVATVLESGYSKEYKRLLDYWTSVKFSYSRPFHKEDIDIRGLLNDWPIKETNMNVSDNTDFENILFSEDQFEKQDPFDPLQQTLAQEISQCNEQQYISYDINETNFNMGFGEGSDRVIQISEDENIISKVSAATLSDVKQSQPFLTTKHYEYCGKNQMLCMSHKHQKEILKRSISYIQLRDKIRSFFKKTTAELNYHWLMDTMKSKYKNSYNNNSLFLKSGFPSDLLNSDFIDPAPVEAIVQVVQVGQLPVSAAAQNPVTCDPRVTQVTDASPQCSIENSPHDDSHSPIKTEYTELTTADLSLPLVQEYDRQMESHESSKMTNSHHEDIPVETEMTSIVKTEITIELSPLKEEPIDYNDSDDLQSLVNKHINNVDYSFDSNDNSILEPQSNTDVSYESLDNHETDFSPQEKQQNGSTEKTDQIAHAMNAAGITTTPETMMNTRAHALVNMLSQKNCQEGPAASTTSSANNYSKAPVNAMTLQQALAQILPPPLNQTTVHENNQTNTSSSVTSQVLHIVQGKNTNGNQITLVDNSQNSVISNSNTPVLHIVQNKGANTNSTPNANSGQHTNSYSGLSLVDTGIQQGSNQLLHIVNTGNQKNNQLLKRVNLLTNLTNVQGSNEQKMVQFVCKSADGKSIHLNAPHQRSMVLRLQPIESPNIQSNPKTAECQDNASSSPTSNTSSNTTTNKESTNAQHEIKSRSVYEENYAKFIQNSSNKSVEKSTSLPKFGQAFGKQVFQDGNQKGNDINANNSNLPSINSNSESSECQPNDNSVNLDHIGQLNSPPLLLRKSPSQPVHSQPSQSNLVQQLKQTIAPMNIQTMHGGVIYTRQIPVNIGGGQTINLITVPSTELIDEANQKQKGDVKFVNQNELDSPIIKIVPQNQNTPNAESTHDDTNSHTGMPNDSAQNPPAQHQPVLTQMRIKLPMLSKTPQMVSGARVVRPSFFQIQRNVIGGANQHVYQQLVLTAAPPLGQHTIRLPQAQANRQVTKTTADGQSTSEPQMSSSTLEQLREFDMVLEQVKERSTVQPNSNTNNTFTKLLTPTTETNEGTSVTSTVTESTQQVLYSIGSNQSLNVAYINRKTVATTPTTSTFVRSPDSSGIIDSPSSSSHIQIPHTVTSESTLNEASAQPSQPKPAKVGSKSKSRPKSSSNPPSSLKINTLPPKPTQKPLEDEQTTQRILYILAEYKEQVENSPDKDKPAPRRRSNPPTNPSGSSKRKKSSNGSRRPGARDMSPVHGEDTCRTMGSEDSSCGTSQGDCNESCLDSHSPQDSPRKVVRKLTFENETSPVAQPRPQPQRNVIVADGQTITVARGTAGKPATAVLMPANYILPVSMVKGGQQIAIVTNRGPKLLTVGGGEGGATNALLLQRLIGPAGLKPVLTRPGVRHVRLPTAALHNLQAFNLTTATAVQPPDSTASPAPAPTPPELIETRANSSPWTDRESQDVKPERDSSPEGSEPWNLPSSADPHDYTYEETVRTDNMDRTVLEAIPDRYSPDMEAQRIFDKMFDVESKKSYIDSHDDSSRCAYDIDASDCDDKVYHQVVHKKDGTSQRHHRLTHVSAAALRHKYAILEHELRLQKSLSEECEDLGVDSPSASELFPEAELLFAASPAHDAPQHSHTPQPTILNQSGIPQPDIDDQIATDELLQPDVHEDQQELDVTTLGLDEGIVTVSEDGMQATIQLDQEEFARSHPNTTFHSEPTDEGEVQPFTISGLKGRHITSTIFHAGRAPATVLVTAPQATVISQANPDHAIPNNVKYSHMDQIINSSPVTHGNLNLSSVLVKDDGLTKFDNILTDSRELHLSNTASAIVHSTGNATQVIRRVCYEDDKRDTRFLIDEPDAIIAGDDAKMIAEDSSRDATLESIAGDVDDDNSSPERHAELFWESNSASERSESRRPMDFSSDSEKCCKSPSFDETNSTDSSGVGTHMRLDSVIKNARGIERSGSADGSSADDTHHPPLRTYPAKRMYHALDGEVERSMSGKTRAGERSPDNLEVRRRASGRGVVKRGCHCCTGSPAPPRPKKPRQRKPAMDFTN